In one Lolium rigidum isolate FL_2022 chromosome 3, APGP_CSIRO_Lrig_0.1, whole genome shotgun sequence genomic region, the following are encoded:
- the LOC124703171 gene encoding ATP-dependent DNA helicase Q-like 2 yields the protein MEDDENIEEELLVVESELHEVQDKIKMLLDQQEELYERQSHLKALLEISKTSRDTSNTAPSVTLEDWSGKFSWDSQADDMRFNVFGISSYRSNQREIINSIMSGKDVLVIMAAGGGKSLCYQLPAVLRDGITLVVSPLLSLIQDQVMGLAALGIPAHMLTSTTNKEVEKFIYKALEKGEGELKILYVTPEKISKSKRFMSKLEKCHHAGRLSLVAIDEAHCCSQWGHDFRPDYKNLGILKIQFPSVPMIALTATATSKVQMDLMEMLHIPRCVKFVSSVNRPNLFYRVYEKSSVGKVVIDEIANFISESYPNNESGIVYCFSRKECEQVAKELRGRGISADYYHADMDAAAREKVHMRWSKSKSQVIVGTVAFGMGINKPDVRFVVHHSLSKSMETYYQESGRAGRDGLPSECVLYYRPGDVPRQSSMVFYENCGLENLYGIARYCQSKKNCRRGAFFQHFGEAVQECNGMCDNCASSIELKDIDATYHTKIIVSLLQEMQQNDQRATLLQLLDKFKTKWKHSGCSNEAVDLKKEELELLIVQLILDRVLKEEFQHTAYTTNAYVALGPLWKQALQGNRQVKLTSAIQSQDSDGRVKSAKRNQMSSLEAKLDDLRRTISSANGGIFPHAVLSTQQISLLNIHKPTTIAELEKLIGKVKTDKYGNDIIEVMRSEAEGGKDSGASGAKRQRKDKDVVSIESSDEEA from the exons ATGGAGGATGACGAAAACATTGAGGAAGAGCTTTTGGTAGTGGAGTCAGAACTCCATGAAGTACAAG ACAAAATCAAGATGTTGCTTGATCAGCAAGAAGAATTGTATGAGCGCCAATCGCATTTGAAGGCTTTGCTGGAAATATCTAAAACTTCCAGAGATACATCAAATACTGCCCCTTCCGTTACTCTGGAAGATTGGTCTGGAAAGTTCTCATGGGATTCTCAGGCTGATGACATGCGATTCAATGTATTTGGTATCTCTTCCTACAGGTCAAATCAACGAGAA ATAATTAACTCTATCATGAGTGGAAAGGATGTTCTGGTTATAATGGCTGCTGGTGGAGGGAAGAGCTTGTGTTACCAACTTCCAGCTGTACTTCGTGATGGAATTACACTTGTCGTCAGTCCTTTGCTTTCGCTTATTCAGGATCAG GTCATGGGACTGGCGGCTTTAGGTATACCAGCGCACATGTTGACTTCCACTACCAACAAGGAAGTCGAGAAGTTCATCTATAAGGCACTTGAGAAAGGTGAAGGGGAACTGAAGATATTGTACGTGACACCTGAAAAGATATCCAAAAGTAAAAGATTCATGTCCAAGCTTGAGAAATGTCATCATGCTGGGCGCCTTTCTCTAGTTGCAATAGAT GAGGCACACTGCTGCAGCCAATGGGGGCACGATTTCCGTCCAGACTACAAGAATCTGGGCATTTTGAAGATCCAGTTTCCCAGTGTTCCCATGATAGCTTTAACT GCAACTGCAACAAGTAAAGTGCAAATGGATTTGATGGAGATGCTTCATATCCCAAGATGTGTCAAGTTTGTCAGCTCTGTTAACAGGCCCAACCTTTTCTACAGA GTATATGAGAAATCGTCAGTTGGAAAGGTTGTTATTGATGAGATTGCAAATTTCATAAGCGAATcatacccaaataacgaatctGGGATTGTGTATTGCTTTTCTAGGAAGGAATGTGAACAG GTTGCCAAAGAATTGCGTGGAAGAGGTATTTCAGCAGATTATTATCACGCAGACATGGATGCTGCTGCTCGTGAGAAAGTTCATATGCG TTGGAGTAAAAGTAAATCACAGGTCATTGTTGGAACA GTGGCGTTCGGAATGGGGATCAACAAACCAGACG TCAGATTTGTAGTTCATCATAGCCTTAGCAAGTCTATGGAGACATATTACCAG GAAAGTGGTAGGGCAGGTAGAGATGGACTACCTTCAGAATGTGTTCTATATTATCGGCCTGGTGACGTTCCCCGCCAG AGTTCGATGGTCTTCTATGAAAACTGTGGCTTGGAAAATCTTTATGGCATAGCACGGTATTGTCAG TCTAAGAAAAACTGTCGCCGTGGTGCTTTCTTTCAACATTTTGGAGAGGCTGTGCAGGAATGCAACG GAATGTGTGACAACTGTGCTTCTAGTATTGAGCTCAAGGACATAGATGCTACCT ACCATACCAAAATCATCGTCTCACTTCTCCAAGAAATGCAACAAAATGACCAAAGAGCTACATTGCTGCAGCTGTTGGATAagttcaaaacaaaatggaagcaTTCAG GTTGTTCAAATGAAGCAGTTGATCTTAAGAAGGAAGAACTTGAGCTGCTGATAGTTCAACTTATACTTGACCGTGTTTTG AAAGAAGAATTTCAGCATACAGCATATACAACCAATGCATATGTTGCTTTAGGACCACTGTGGAAGCAAGCATTGCAAG GGAACAGACAAGTGAAGCTAACTAGTGCTATTCAGTCTCAAGATAGTGATGGTAGAGTTAAAAGTGCAAAGCGCAATCAGATGAGCAGTTTGGAAGCTAAGCTTGATGACCTACGTAGAACCATCTCTTCTGCTAATGGGGGCATCTTCCCCCATGCAGTTCTTTCCACGCAGCAAATTTCCCTGCTAAACATCCATAAACCAACCACTATTGCCGAG CTAGAAAAGCTTATAGGGAAGGTAAAGACCGACAAGTACGGCAACGACATCATTGAGGTGATGCGGTCAGAAGCCGAGGGTGGAAAGGACAGTGGTGCAAGTGGAGCTAAGAGGCAAAGGAAGGATAAGGATGTTGTTTCCATTGAGAGTAGCGACGAGGAAGCGTAG
- the LOC124703172 gene encoding probable pyridoxal 5'-phosphate synthase subunit PDX1.1, whose amino-acid sequence MASDGVVALYGNNNNAVVEPSSKPAAATFSVKVGLAQMLRGGVIMDVVTADQARLAEEAGACAVMALERVPADIRAQGGVARMSDPALIRDIKRAVTIPVMAKARIGHFVEAQILEAVGVDYVDESEVLTLADDAHHINKHNFRVPFVCGCRDLGEALRRIREGAAMIRTKGEAGTGNVVEAVRHVRSVMGAVRALRNMDDDEVFSYAKQIAAPYDLVMQTKQLGRLPVVQFAAGGVATPADAALMMQLGCDGVFVGSGIFKSGDPARRARAIVQAVTHYSDPEILADISAGLGEAMVGINLSDPNVERFAARSQ is encoded by the coding sequence ATGGCTTCCGACGGCGTGGTGGCTCTGtacggcaacaacaacaacgcgGTGGTGGAGCCGTCCTCgaagcccgccgccgccaccttctcCGTCAAGGTGGGCCTCGCCCAGATGCTCCGCGGCGGCGTCATCATGGACGTGGTGACCGCGGACCAGGCGCGGctggcggaggaggccggcgcgTGCGCCGTGATGGCGCTGGAGCGCGTCCCGGCGGACATCCGCgcgcagggcggcgtggcccgcaTGTCGGACCCGGCCCTCATCCGCGACATCAAGCGCGCGGTGACCATCCCGGTCATGGCCAAGGCGCGCATCGGGCACTTCGTGGAGGCCCAGATCCTGGAGGCCGTCGGCGTGGACTACGTGGACGAGAGCGAGGTGCTCACCCTCGCCGACGACGCGCACCACATCAACAAGCACAACTTCCGCGTCCCCTTCGTGTGCGGCTGCCGCGACCTCGGCGAGGCGCTCCGCCGCATCCGCGAGGGCGCCGCCATGATCCGCACCAAGGGGGAGGCGGGCACGGGCAACGTCGTGGAGGCCGTACGCCACGTCCGCTCCGTCATGGGCGCCGTCCGCGCACTGCGCAACATGGACGACGACGAGGTCTTCAGCTACGCCAAGCAGATCGCCGCACCCTACGACCTGGTGATGCAGACCAAGCAGCTCGGCCGCCTCCCCGTCGTGCAGTTCGCCGCGGGCGGCGTCGCCACCCCCGCCGACGCCGCCCTCATGATGCAGCTCGGCTGCGACGGCGTCTTCGTCGGCTCCGGCATCTTCAAGAGCGGCGACCCGGCGCGCCGCGCCCGTGCCATCGTCCAGGCCGTGACGCACTACAGCGACCCGGAGATCCTAGCCGATATCAGCGCTGGGCTTGGAGAGGCCATGGTGGGCATCAACCTGTCCGACCCCAACGTCGAGCGCTTCGCCGCACGCTCCCAgtag